A region of Jaculus jaculus isolate mJacJac1 chromosome 20, mJacJac1.mat.Y.cur, whole genome shotgun sequence DNA encodes the following proteins:
- the LOC101596453 gene encoding vomeronasal type-2 receptor 116-like gives MMLMEVRVPVIKYQYILTMIFATEEINRNPKLLPNKSINFQFSPTKCDDSWAIIYHLNSMETKEDIVPNYNCEIVQCTLLCTGPSWATSSRIGALFSIFNLGQVRLCDNRIHYGPFHPILSDRFQYPYLYQIAPKETRLPFAIVTLMLHFNWTWMGLVISDDDQGIQFLSDLREKMQGNELCLAFVNVIPLNMQLYNTRAEKYYQQIVTSLANVVIIYGEMNSTLEVSFRRWAYLGIHRIWVTTSQWDVITNTGRDFIRDSFHGAFTFSNHYQEIPNFKKFIQTVNTSQYPINFSVMQSEWMCFNCLDIESKCETQSKCSLNTLLKWYASQGLDIAMNDESYNLYNAVYAWAYAYHEIYYEQVDVHPIISLCLLDCSKIYHTMKNLQFINPIGDIVTINEKTKCDADYDIFHISNFPQGLGIKVKIGQFSSYGSPGQQLHLSDEAIEWATGGRQVPSSQCSETCRPGFRKFLQEGKAACCFDCSPCPENEISNKTDMDQCVKCPITQYASIEKNHCLQKSMKFLAYEEPLGMALASLALSFSALTALVLGVFVKHQDTPIVKANNRANSYILLIALKFCFLCSLLFIGHPNTAKCILQQITFAILFTVAVSTILAKTITVVLAFRVTAPGKKMRGLLLSRATNYIIPICTFIQLVLCGLWLGTSPPFVDTDAHSELGHIIIVCNKGSVTAFYCVLGYLGSLAVGSFSVAFLARNLPDTFNEAKFLTFSMLVFCSVWVTFLPVYHSTKGKAMVTVEVFSILASSAGLLGCIFFPKCYIILLRPSKNSLKRTKKTILSNQLISKF, from the exons AGTGCCAGTcataaaatatcaatatattctGACAATGATATTTGCCACTGAGGAGATCAACAGAAATCCCAAACTTTTACCCAACAAGTCTATTAATTTTCAGTTCAGTCCGACAAAGTGTGATGATTCATGggctattatctatcatctaaaTTCCATGGAAACTAAAGAGGACATTGTTCCTAATTATAATTGTGAAATAGTTCAATGTACTTTATTATGTACAGGACCATCGTGGGCAACTAGTAGCAGAATTGGGGCATTGTTCTCAATCTTTAATTTAGGACAGGTGAGACTTTGTGATAACAGA ATTCACTATGGTCCATTCCATCCTATTCTGAGCGACCGTTTTCAGTATCCGTATCTGTATCAGATTGCCCCCAAGGAAACAAGGCTGCCTTTTGCCATCGTCACCTTAATGCTTCATTTCAACTGGACCTGGATGGGGCTGGTCATCTCTGATGATGACCAAGGTATTCAATTTCTCTCAGACCTCAGAGAAAAGATGCAAGGAAATGAACTCTGCTTAGCCTTTGTGAATGTGATCCCGTTAAACATGCAGTTATATAATACAAGGGCTGAGAAATATTATCAACAAATTGTGACATCATTGGCAAATGTTGTGATCATTTATGGTGAAATGAATTCTACACTGGAAGTGAGCTTTAGAAGATGGGCATATTTAGGCATCCATAGGATCTGGGTCACCACCTCACAGTGGGATGTCATCACAAATACAGGAAGAGACTTCATTCGTGACTCATTCCATGGTGCTTTCACATTTTCTAATCACTATCAAGAGattcctaattttaaaaaatttattcagacAGTGAACACTTCCCAATATCCAATAAACTTTTCTGTTATGCAATCAGAATGGATGTGCTTTAATTGTTTGGACATTGAATCTAAATGTGAAACACAGAGTAAGTGTTCACTCAATACTTTATTAAAATGGTATGCAAGTCAAGGACTTGACATAGCCATGAATGATGAGAGTTATAATCTATACAATGCTGTGTACGCTTGGGCATATGCCTACCATGAAATTTATTATGAACAGGTAGATGTTCACCCAATAATCAGTCTGTGCTTACTTGACTGCTCAAAG atttatcACACTATGAAGAATTTGCAATTTATTAACCCCATTGGAGACATAGTGACCattaatgagaaaacaaaatgtgaTGCAGACTATGATATTTTCCACATTTCAAATTTTCCACAAGGTCTTGGAATAAAGGTGAAAATAGGACAGTTTTCTTCGTATGGTTCCCCTGGTCAACAATTGCATTTGTCTGATGAGGCAATAGAGTGGGCCACCGGGGGTAGGCAG GTTCCCTCCTCTCAGTGCAGTGAGACTTGCAGGCCTGGTTTCAGGAAGTTCCTACAGGAAGGAAAGGCAGCCTGCTGCTTTGATTGTTCCCCCTGTCCAGAAAATGAGATTTCTAATAAAACAG ATATGGATCAATGTGTAAAGTGCCCAATCACTCAGTATGCCAgcatagagaaaaatcactgcCTCCAAAAATCAATGAAGTTTCTGGCTTATGAAGAGCCCTTGGGGATGGCTCTGGCTTCTTTGGCCCTGTCCTTCTCTGCACTCACTGCTCTTGTTCTTGGGGTTTTCGTGAAGCACCAAGACACACCAattgtgaaggccaataatcGAGCAAACAGCTACATCCTGCTCATCGCTCTCAAGTTCTGTTTTCTCTGCtcattactcttcattggacaTCCCAACACAGCCAAGTGCATCCTGCAGCAGATCACATTTGCAATTCTGTTCACTGTGGCTGTCTCAACCATCTTGGCCAAAACAATtactgtggttctggccttcagGGTCACAGCTCCAGGAAAAAAGATGAGGGGGCTGCTGTTATCAAGAGCAACTAACTACATCATTCCCATCTGCACCTTCATCCAACTTGTTCTCTGtggactctggctgggaacatccCCTCCCTTTGTGGACACTGATGCACACTCGGAACTCGGCCACATCATCATTGTGTGCAACAAAGGCTCAGTCACTGCCTTCTACTGTGTCCTGGGATACCTGGGATCTCTGGCTGTAGGGAGCTTCAGTGTGGCTTTCCTGGCCAGAAACCTGCCCGACACGTTCAATGAAGCCAAGTtcctgaccttcagcatgctggtgttctgcagtgtctgggtcaccttcctccctgtctaccaCAGCACCAAGGGGAAGGCCATGGTGACAGTGGAGGTCTTTTCTATCTTGGCCTCCAGTGCAGGCTTGCTAGGTTGCATCTTTTTCCCTAAGTGCTACATCATTTTATTAAGACCCAGTAAAAATTCTCTAAAGAGGACAAAGAAAACAATCCTGTCCAACCAATTGATTTCTAAATTTTAA